Proteins from a single region of Electrophorus electricus isolate fEleEle1 chromosome 5, fEleEle1.pri, whole genome shotgun sequence:
- the rpl21 gene encoding 60S ribosomal protein L21 → MTNTKGKRRGTRYMFARPFRKHGPVPLSTYMRIYKKGDIVDIKGTGTVQKGMPHKCYHGKTGRVYNVTQHAVGIIVNKQVKGKILAKRINVRIEHIKHSKSRDSFLQRVKENEKRKMEAKQQNTWVELKRQPAAPRLAHFVSTKNNVPQLLEPIPYEFMA, encoded by the exons ATGACGAATACAAAAGGCAAGAGGAGGGGAACCAGGTATATGTTTGCCAGGCCCTTCCGTAAGCATG GCCCAGTTCCGCTGTCTACTTACATGCGCATCTACAAGAAAGGAGACATTGTTGATATAAAG GGCACAGGAACTGTTCAGAAGGGCATGCCCCATAAGTGCTACCATGGCAAAACGGGTCGTGTTTACAATGTCACACAGCATGCTGTAGGCATCATCGTCAACAAGCAGGTCAA GGGCAAGATCCTTGCCAAGAGGATTAATGTGCGCATCGAGCACATCAAGCACTCGAAGAGCAGAGACAGCTTCCTGCAGCGCGTCAAGGAAAAtgagaagagaaagatggaggccAAACAGCAGAACACCTGGGTGGAGCTGAAGCGGCAG CCGGCAGCACCTCGCCTAGCTCACTTTGTCAGCACCAAGAACAACGTGCCCCAGCTGTTGGAGCCCATCCCCTACGAGTTTATGGCATAA